In Antechinus flavipes isolate AdamAnt ecotype Samford, QLD, Australia chromosome 3, AdamAnt_v2, whole genome shotgun sequence, a genomic segment contains:
- the P2RY2 gene encoding P2Y purinoceptor 2, with translation MESATIPWNQSVNITLDMNEEGYRCKFDEDFKYVLLPMSYGVVCVLGLCLNALALYIFLCRIKTWNSATTFMFNLAISDTLYVVSLPLLIYYYSHGDDWPFSTTLCKLVRFLFYTNLYGSILFLLCISLHRFLGICYPLQSLRWGNVRYARRVAAVVWVIVIGCQSPVLYFVTTSSRPDGITCHDTSARHLFNDFITYSSTILVLLFIVPFLIILVCYTLMVRQLLRPTVGQPRLSRSKRKSLRMIILVLVVFSLCFLPFHITRTLYYAFRSLDVNCYSLNAINIAYKVTRPLASANSFLDPVLYFLAGQRFVRFARHVLTPPGDGHKMVIQNPNTLDSGRTRSSPGNSEGHKDAQL, from the coding sequence ATGGAGAGTGCCACCATCCCCTGGAACCAAAGTGTTAACATCACTCTGGACATGAATGAGGAGGGCTACAGGTGCAAGTTTGATGAAGACTTTAAGTATGTGCTGTTGCCAATGTCCTACGGCGTGGTTTGCGTGCTAGGGCTATGTCTCAATGCCCTGGCCCTCTACATTTTCCTCTGCCGGATTAAGACATGGAACTCCGCCACCACCTTTATGTTCAACCTTGCCATATCCGACACTCTCTACGTGGTCTCCTTGCCCCTCCTCATCTACTACTATTCCCACGGGGACGACTGGCCCTTCAGCACAACCCTCTGCAAGCTGGTGCGGTTCCTCTTCTACACCAATCTCTACGGCAGCATCCTCTTCCTGCTGTGCATCAGCCTCCACCGCTTCCTGGGCATCTGCTACCCCCTGCAGTCGCTGCGCTGGGGCAACGTGCGCTACGCCCGCCGGGTGGCTGCCGTCGTGTGGGTCATCGTGATCGGCTGTCAGTCGCCCGTGCTGTACTTTGTCACCACCAGCAGCCGGCCTGACGGGATCACTTGCCATGACACGTCAGCCCGTCACTTGTTCAACGACTTTATAACCTACAGCTCGACCATCCTCGTGCTGCTCTTTATCGTGCCCTTCCTAATCATCCTGGTGTGCTACACGCTGATGGTCCGGCAGCTTCTGCGACCCACAGTGGGGCAGCCCCGGCTCTCTCGGTCCAAGCGCAAGTCGCTCAGGATGATTATTCTGGTCTTGGTCGTCTTTTCTCTGTGCTTCCTCCCTTTCCACATCACCCGTACACTCTACTACGCCTTCCGATCTCTGGACGTGAACTGTTATTCCCTTAATGCCATCAACATAGCCTATAAGGTCACTCGCCCGCTTGCCAGTGCCAACAGCTTCCTGGACCCTGTGCTCTACTTCCTGGCTGGCCAGCGGTTCGTCAGGTTCGCTCGCCATGTCCTGACACCACCAGGGGATGGCCACAAGATGGTGATTCAGAACCCCAACACTCTGGACAGTGGGCGGACTCGAAGCAGCCCAGGCAACAGTGAGGGCCACAAAGATGCTCAGCTGTAG